A part of Puntigrus tetrazona isolate hp1 chromosome 21, ASM1883169v1, whole genome shotgun sequence genomic DNA contains:
- the tlr22 gene encoding toll-like receptor 22 isoform X2 yields the protein MGTLKLFTLYMSLSVFISSSSAFSLKNCTISTPLKVIQPKVLCYKMGFFRIPQVPRKTRILDVSFNAFSQIQTGDFNHLSDLQDLNISNNKISRIQEGALDNLSNLSHLNLASNRLQGISRGMLHGLTNLMELRLDYNYIQDIEESSFSTLQNLKVLNLTKNRLYYIEKIKPVLASPYLEELYIGSNHFAAFNSNKMSTKPLSLKKLDFSNNPLATFQLTDNIFPSLSHLDLSYCGQNGTMSWNATEKTFFTSVKTLYFMDVHMSDQNASNVLKSFKNFLNKIRFNANVALNKTNLLLNACSPVLQVVRLNSNKINKLTDRMFDPCSNLTELDLGNNEISKLTKSMFRGFTQLKTLRLQINKLTRITNSFQTLFTLEFIDLSRNNINMLTCDDFANLTQVKTLYLYGNKISVISFCFFKDLSSLEVLKLGTNHLLKIGDAFTKGPHSLLELQLNFNKLSKIEKHTFRNLSQLKILCLQDNQISVIEDHAFEGLNNLTSLFLSSNKISSKTLTKQHNTFTGMPNLKNLDLYANSILFTDEKLKYPLFKDLKQLRVLTLHSQRRGIGIIPSNLLQGLSSLEMFYVGNTNLAHLSPDTFQSNPELWFLDLSKNALSEDHSIPAELFHPIPKLTKLILSRTQLRSLNFLLKANLSRLSTLKACGNEIDTINQSLIQSLPRLELLDLKKNTFTCDCTNEFFINWAKNSNSTQVVYLNSSIVVILTLLSSFVWHFLRFQVVYAYYLFLAFLYDNKKKQGLTFQYDAFISYNAKDEPWVMEELIPKLEGEQGWRLCLHHRDFEPGRPIIDNIIDGIYSSRKTICLITRSYLKSNWCSSEVQVASFRLFDEQKDVLILVFMEDIPTHQLSSYHRMRKLVKKRTYLRWPKPGEDTKVFWQKLKMALETKDGRKSDHKMIL from the exons atgggaACACTAAAGCTATTCACATTATATATGTCCCTCTCTGTTTTCATTTCCTCATCTAGTGCATTTTCCTTAAAGAACTGCACAATCAGTACTCCCCTAAAAGTCATCCAACCGAAAGTACTTTGCTACAAAATGGGCTTTTTCAGAATTCCACAGGTACCTAGAAAAACACGGATTTTAGATGTTTCCTTCAATGCTTTCTCACAGATCCAGACCGGGGACTTCAATCATTTGTCAGACTTACAGGACTTGAACATATCCAACAATAAGATCTCGCGGATTCAAGAGGGTGCACTTGACAATCTCTCTAATTTATCTCATCTCAATCTGGCCAGCAACAGACTACAAGGAATCTCTAGAGGTATGCTACATGGCTTAACAAATCTGATGGAACTACGTCTGGATTACAACTACATACAAGACATTGAAGAGTCATCGTTCAGCACCCTGCAGAATTTAAAGGTGTTAAACCTAACAAAAAACCGCCTCTattatattgagaaaatcaagCCGGTTCTCGCGTCACCATATTTGGAGGAACTGTACATTGGAAGTAACCATTTTGCTGCCTTCaactcaaataaaatgtcaacaaagcccttgtcattaaaaaaactggATTTTTCCAACAATCCTTTGGCAACATTTCAGCTCACTGACAATATATTTCCATCTCTCAGTCACCTTGATTTATCTTATTGTGGTCAAAACGGAACCATGTCATGGAACGCCACAGAAAAGACATTCTTTACCTCAGTGAAAACATTATACTTCATGGATGTTCATATGTCAGACCAGAATGCTTCTAATGTGCTTAAGAGCTTCAAGAATTTCTTGAATAAAATCAGGTTTAATGCAAACGTTGCGTTGAACAAGACTAACCTTCTGCTCAACGCATGTTCTCCAGTGTTACAAGTTGTACGGTTAAattctaacaaaataaataagctcACCGATCGCATGTTTGATCCCTGTTCTAACTTGACAGAATTAGATTTAGGAAATAACGAAATATCCAAGTTAACAAAGAGTATGTTCAGAGGATTTACACAACTAAAAACGCTGCGTTTGCAAATCAACAAACTAACTCGAATAACAAACTCTTTTCAAACGCTCTTCACTCTCGAGTTCATAGATCTCAGCAGAAACAACATCAACATGCTCACTTGTGATGACTTTGCCAATTTAACGCAGGTGAAAACTCTGTACTTGTACGGTAACAAAATCTCAGTCATTAGTTTCTGTTTTTTCAAGGACCTGAGTAGTCTTGAGGTCCTCAAGCTTGGAACAAACCATCTGTTAAAGATCGGTGATGCTTTCACCAAAGGGCCACATTCATTGTTGGAACttcaacttaattttaataagcTAAGCAAAATCGAAAAGCACACTTTTAGGAATCTGTCACAGCTGAAGATTTTGTGCTTACAAGACAATCAGATTTCTGTCATCGAAGACCATGCATTCGAAGGACTGAATAACCTAACGTCTTTGTTCCTGTCATCAAACAAAATATCATCTAAAACATTAACCAAACAGCATAATACGTTCACAGGCATGCCCAACCTCAAAAATCTAGATTTGTACGccaacagcattttatttaccGATGAAAAATTGAAATACCCTCTTTTTAAAGACCTGAAGCAACTCAGAGTATTGACCTTGCACAGTCAACGTCGCGGAATTGGCATAATACCCTCAAATCTACTTCAAGGTTTATCCTCCTTGGAAATGTTTTACGTTGGGAATACGAATCTAGCCCATCTGAGTCCTGATACATTCCAGTCTAACCCCGAGCTCTGGTTTTTGGATCTCTCTAAAAATGCACTGTCTGAAGACCACTCGATCCCAGCTGAGTTGTTCCACCCCATTCCGAAGCTTACCAAACTCATCCTTTCGAGAACGCAGCTTCGCTCGCTGAACTTCCTGTTGAAGGCAAATCTCTCCCGCCTTTCAACCTTAAAAGCTTGTGGCAATGAGATTGACACGATCAACCAATCTCTGATTCAGTCACTGCCTCGACTAGAGCTCCTCGACTTGAAGAAAAACACGTTCACTTGTGATTGTACCAATGAATTCTTCATCAACTGGGCCAAGAATAGTAATTCTACTCAGGTGGTTTATTTGAACAG CAGTATTGTGGTCATTCTCACCCTCCTTTCGTCATTCGTCTGGCATTTTCTGCGCTTTCAGGTGGTTTACGCATACTACCTCTTCTTAGCTTTCCTTTACGACAACAAAAAGAAGCAAGGTTTGACATTTCAGTATGATGCCTTCATTTCCTACAATGCCAAAGACGAGCCTTGGGTAATGGAGGAACTTATTCCCAAATTAGAAGGAGAACAGGGCTGGAGACTGTGCCTTCACCACCGAGATTTTGAACCAGGGAGGCCAATAATAGACAATATCATTGATGGCATCTACAGCAGCCGCAAGACCATCTGCCTGATCACTAGGAGCTATTTGAAGAGCAACTGGTGTTCAAGTGAGGTCCAAGTGGCGAGCTTCAGACTCTTTGATGAGCAGAAGGATGTGCTGATTCTGGTGTTCATGGAGGACATCCCCACACATCAGCTCTCTTCGTATCACAGGATGAGGAAACTGGTGAAGAAACGAACCTACCTCCGCTGGCCAAAACCTGGAGAAGACACTAAGGTCTTCTGGCAAAAGCTAAAAATGGCTTTAGAAACCAAAGATGGTCGTAAATCAGATCACAAGATGATTCTGTGA
- the tlr22 gene encoding toll-like receptor 22 isoform X1 encodes MGTLKLFTLYMSLSVFISSSSAFSLKNCTISTPLKVIQPKVLCYKMGFFRIPQVPRKTRILDVSFNAFSQIQTGDFNHLSDLQDLNISNNKISRIQEGALDNLSNLSHLNLASNRLQGISRGMLHGLTNLMELRLDYNYIQDIEESSFSTLQNLKVLNLTKNRLYYIEKIKPVLASPYLEELYIGSNHFAAFNSNKMSTKPLSLKKLDFSNNPLATFQLTDNIFPSLSHLDLSYCGQNGTMSWNATEKTFFTSVKTLYFMDVHMSDQNASNVLKSFKNFLNKIRFNANVALNKTNLLLNACSPVLQVVRLNSNKINKLTDRMFDPCSNLTELDLGNNEISKLTKSMFRGFTQLKTLRLQINKLTRITNSFQTLFTLEFIDLSRNNINMLTCDDFANLTQVKTLYLYGNKISVISFCFFKDLSSLEVLKLGTNHLLKIGDAFTKGPHSLLELQLNFNKLSKIEKHTFRNLSQLKILCLQDNQISVIEDHAFEGLNNLTSLFLSSNKISSKTLTKQHNTFTGMPNLKNLDLYANSILFTDEKLKYPLFKDLKQLRVLTLHSQRRGIGIIPSNLLQGLSSLEMFYVGNTNLAHLSPDTFQSNPELWFLDLSKNALSEDHSIPAELFHPIPKLTKLILSRTQLRSLNFLLKANLSRLSTLKACGNEIDTINQSLIQSLPRLELLDLKKNTFTCDCTNEFFINWAKNSNSTQVVYLNRYMCSYPSSLRGMSLSAFNTESCTLKTDFICFLCSSIVVILTLLSSFVWHFLRFQVVYAYYLFLAFLYDNKKKQGLTFQYDAFISYNAKDEPWVMEELIPKLEGEQGWRLCLHHRDFEPGRPIIDNIIDGIYSSRKTICLITRSYLKSNWCSSEVQVASFRLFDEQKDVLILVFMEDIPTHQLSSYHRMRKLVKKRTYLRWPKPGEDTKVFWQKLKMALETKDGRKSDHKMIL; translated from the coding sequence atgggaACACTAAAGCTATTCACATTATATATGTCCCTCTCTGTTTTCATTTCCTCATCTAGTGCATTTTCCTTAAAGAACTGCACAATCAGTACTCCCCTAAAAGTCATCCAACCGAAAGTACTTTGCTACAAAATGGGCTTTTTCAGAATTCCACAGGTACCTAGAAAAACACGGATTTTAGATGTTTCCTTCAATGCTTTCTCACAGATCCAGACCGGGGACTTCAATCATTTGTCAGACTTACAGGACTTGAACATATCCAACAATAAGATCTCGCGGATTCAAGAGGGTGCACTTGACAATCTCTCTAATTTATCTCATCTCAATCTGGCCAGCAACAGACTACAAGGAATCTCTAGAGGTATGCTACATGGCTTAACAAATCTGATGGAACTACGTCTGGATTACAACTACATACAAGACATTGAAGAGTCATCGTTCAGCACCCTGCAGAATTTAAAGGTGTTAAACCTAACAAAAAACCGCCTCTattatattgagaaaatcaagCCGGTTCTCGCGTCACCATATTTGGAGGAACTGTACATTGGAAGTAACCATTTTGCTGCCTTCaactcaaataaaatgtcaacaaagcccttgtcattaaaaaaactggATTTTTCCAACAATCCTTTGGCAACATTTCAGCTCACTGACAATATATTTCCATCTCTCAGTCACCTTGATTTATCTTATTGTGGTCAAAACGGAACCATGTCATGGAACGCCACAGAAAAGACATTCTTTACCTCAGTGAAAACATTATACTTCATGGATGTTCATATGTCAGACCAGAATGCTTCTAATGTGCTTAAGAGCTTCAAGAATTTCTTGAATAAAATCAGGTTTAATGCAAACGTTGCGTTGAACAAGACTAACCTTCTGCTCAACGCATGTTCTCCAGTGTTACAAGTTGTACGGTTAAattctaacaaaataaataagctcACCGATCGCATGTTTGATCCCTGTTCTAACTTGACAGAATTAGATTTAGGAAATAACGAAATATCCAAGTTAACAAAGAGTATGTTCAGAGGATTTACACAACTAAAAACGCTGCGTTTGCAAATCAACAAACTAACTCGAATAACAAACTCTTTTCAAACGCTCTTCACTCTCGAGTTCATAGATCTCAGCAGAAACAACATCAACATGCTCACTTGTGATGACTTTGCCAATTTAACGCAGGTGAAAACTCTGTACTTGTACGGTAACAAAATCTCAGTCATTAGTTTCTGTTTTTTCAAGGACCTGAGTAGTCTTGAGGTCCTCAAGCTTGGAACAAACCATCTGTTAAAGATCGGTGATGCTTTCACCAAAGGGCCACATTCATTGTTGGAACttcaacttaattttaataagcTAAGCAAAATCGAAAAGCACACTTTTAGGAATCTGTCACAGCTGAAGATTTTGTGCTTACAAGACAATCAGATTTCTGTCATCGAAGACCATGCATTCGAAGGACTGAATAACCTAACGTCTTTGTTCCTGTCATCAAACAAAATATCATCTAAAACATTAACCAAACAGCATAATACGTTCACAGGCATGCCCAACCTCAAAAATCTAGATTTGTACGccaacagcattttatttaccGATGAAAAATTGAAATACCCTCTTTTTAAAGACCTGAAGCAACTCAGAGTATTGACCTTGCACAGTCAACGTCGCGGAATTGGCATAATACCCTCAAATCTACTTCAAGGTTTATCCTCCTTGGAAATGTTTTACGTTGGGAATACGAATCTAGCCCATCTGAGTCCTGATACATTCCAGTCTAACCCCGAGCTCTGGTTTTTGGATCTCTCTAAAAATGCACTGTCTGAAGACCACTCGATCCCAGCTGAGTTGTTCCACCCCATTCCGAAGCTTACCAAACTCATCCTTTCGAGAACGCAGCTTCGCTCGCTGAACTTCCTGTTGAAGGCAAATCTCTCCCGCCTTTCAACCTTAAAAGCTTGTGGCAATGAGATTGACACGATCAACCAATCTCTGATTCAGTCACTGCCTCGACTAGAGCTCCTCGACTTGAAGAAAAACACGTTCACTTGTGATTGTACCAATGAATTCTTCATCAACTGGGCCAAGAATAGTAATTCTACTCAGGTGGTTTATTTGAACAGGTACATGTGTAGCTATCCTAGTTCCTTACGAGGAATGAGCTTGTCTGCATTCAACACTGAATCCTGCACCTTGAAAACCGACTTCATCTGCTTTCTTTGCAGCAGTATTGTGGTCATTCTCACCCTCCTTTCGTCATTCGTCTGGCATTTTCTGCGCTTTCAGGTGGTTTACGCATACTACCTCTTCTTAGCTTTCCTTTACGACAACAAAAAGAAGCAAGGTTTGACATTTCAGTATGATGCCTTCATTTCCTACAATGCCAAAGACGAGCCTTGGGTAATGGAGGAACTTATTCCCAAATTAGAAGGAGAACAGGGCTGGAGACTGTGCCTTCACCACCGAGATTTTGAACCAGGGAGGCCAATAATAGACAATATCATTGATGGCATCTACAGCAGCCGCAAGACCATCTGCCTGATCACTAGGAGCTATTTGAAGAGCAACTGGTGTTCAAGTGAGGTCCAAGTGGCGAGCTTCAGACTCTTTGATGAGCAGAAGGATGTGCTGATTCTGGTGTTCATGGAGGACATCCCCACACATCAGCTCTCTTCGTATCACAGGATGAGGAAACTGGTGAAGAAACGAACCTACCTCCGCTGGCCAAAACCTGGAGAAGACACTAAGGTCTTCTGGCAAAAGCTAAAAATGGCTTTAGAAACCAAAGATGGTCGTAAATCAGATCACAAGATGATTCTGTGA